Proteins encoded by one window of Chryseobacterium sp. POL2:
- a CDS encoding tetratricopeptide repeat protein produces the protein MAADLNKKQIQEGKETVEFFKDLDQKALNVEQGLEKYSKPIGIAFIVLILAVLGFFGYKQFIVGPKNEEATKAFLTAQANLSKGDNDLALGGKSAANPGFMGTYNEYSATDAGKLAAYNAGLIEFKKGNFQKAYDMLDKFSSDNKTLMAMKYGAMADCSANLNRSDDAMSNMDKAVSTAKDPYTIYYFTKKAGMLALSLNKKAEAKKYFAMIDEKYQDYDNGQSDAYIEMTKYY, from the coding sequence ATGGCAGCAGACTTAAATAAAAAACAAATTCAGGAAGGAAAAGAAACCGTTGAATTTTTCAAAGACTTAGACCAAAAAGCTCTTAACGTGGAGCAAGGTTTAGAAAAATATTCAAAACCAATTGGTATCGCTTTTATCGTACTTATCCTAGCTGTTTTAGGATTTTTTGGATACAAACAATTTATCGTTGGTCCAAAAAACGAAGAAGCAACCAAAGCTTTTTTAACAGCACAAGCTAACCTTTCAAAAGGCGACAACGATTTAGCTTTAGGTGGCAAAAGCGCTGCTAACCCAGGTTTCATGGGAACTTATAACGAATATTCCGCAACGGACGCGGGTAAACTTGCAGCTTACAATGCAGGACTTATCGAATTCAAAAAAGGAAATTTCCAAAAAGCTTACGATATGCTAGATAAATTCAGCAGCGATAACAAAACGCTTATGGCGATGAAGTATGGCGCAATGGCTGATTGCTCTGCAAATCTTAACAGAAGCGACGATGCAATGAGCAATATGGACAAAGCAGTTTCTACCGCAAAAGATCCTTATACCATTTATTATTTTACAAAAAAAGCAGGTATGTTAGCACTTTCACTAAACAAAAAAGCAGAAGCTAAAAAATACTTTGCAATGATCGATGAGAAGTATCAAGATTACGACAACGGTCAGTCTGATGCTTATATTGAAATGACTAAATATTACTAA